CCACGGCGATGATATTGTGTTCGCGGCAGATCTTGGCAATCGCGCGCAAATCGGCCAGTTTTAGCATGGGGTTGGTTGGTGTTTCTACCCACAGCATCTTGGTGTCAGGGCGTATCGCGGCCAGCACTTCTTCTGGCTTGGTCATATCGACATAAGTGAATTGCAGGCCAGCACTGCGTTTGCGTACGCGTTCAAACAGGCGGTAGCTGCCGCCATACATATCATCGCCGGCGATGATATGGGCACCGCTGTCAACGATTTCCAGCACGGTGGCAATCGCTGCCAGGCCGGATGCAAAGGCAAATGCCTGCGCGCCGCCTTCTAGGTCAGCTACTGCACGTTCCAGCGCCCAGCGGGTAGGATTGTGTGAGCGGCCATAATCCAAGCCCTTGTGGACGCCAGGGCTGTCCTGCACGAAGGTGGATGTTGCATAGATGGGTGGCATGATGGCACCCGTGGTCGGGTCGGGGAACTGCCCGGCGTGGATGACGCGCGTGCCAAAGGCTTGCGGATGGGTAGGCTTCTTGTATTCGGGATAGCTCATGAAAGTGTCCTGCGCATATGGTTGAGGAGATCAAAGCGGGTAATCAGGCCATAAAACTGCTTTTCCGGTTTGTTGGCTGCAATAATGGCGACCAGGCCGCTGTCCAGTGTTGCGCGTAATGCAGCGAGGCTGGCATCCGGTGCCAGGGTTTCTATCTGGCTGGTCATGGTGTCTTCTACGGCACTGCGGAACAGGCTGGCATCGGCTGATACTTTCAACAGCAGGTCTGATTCATCAATGATACCGATAATCGCGCCATCGCGTATGACAGGCAGTTGCGAGATATCGGCACTGCGCATGCGGTTGAACGCCACCATCAAAGTGTCACTGGCATTGACGCTGATGACACCGCCTTCATCGTAACGGCGGCTGATGATATCGCGCAGGTCGTTATAGTTTTTACGCTTGAGCAAGCCCTGGTCTGTCATCCAGTTGTCGTTATACACCTTGGACAGATAGCGTGTGCCGGTGTCGCAGACAAAGGTGACTACGCGTTTGGGCGTGGTCTGGGCGCGGCAATAACGCAATGCTGCTGCCAGCAGGGTGCCGGTAGAAGAGCCTGCCAGTATGCCTTCTGCACGCAGCAGTTCACGCGCCGTGCCAAAGCTTTCAACATCGTCAATGGTATAGGCATGTTTGACCGAACTGAGGTCAGCAATGCCAGGGATAAAGTCTTCCCCTATGCCTTCTACCGCCCAGGAACCGCTGACTTCATTGACATTACCTGTCTCTACATACTCAGTCAGTATCGAACCTTTGGGGTCAGCGAGTACAAATTCCAGCGCTGGCTGGACCTTGTTGAAATAACGCGTCAGGCCCGTCAATGTGCCGCCTGAACCTACGCCGACGACGATGGCATCGACTTTGTGGGCAGTCTGCGCCCAGATTTCTGGCCCTGTCGTGGTTTCATGCGCGAGCGGGTTGGCCGTATTATTGAACTGGTCGGCAAAGTAGGAGCCGGGTATTTCCTTGGCCAGGCGTGCAGCATAGTCCTGATAATACTCGGGGTGACCCTTGCCTACATCAGAGCGGGTGATGTGGACTTCTGCACCCATGGCTTTCAGGTGCAGGATTTTTTCTGTGGACATTTTGTCGGGTACGACCAGTACCACGCGGTAACCCTTGGCGCGTGCTACCAGCGCCAGACCCAGGCCGGTATTGCCAGCCGTTGCCTCGATTACGGTACCGCCAGCTTGCAAGCGGCCTTCGCGTTCTGCTGTTTCTATCATTGACCTGCCTATGCGGTCCTTGATG
This is a stretch of genomic DNA from Undibacterium sp. KW1. It encodes these proteins:
- a CDS encoding cystathionine beta-synthase, which codes for MTKQTDPAVLALIGNTPMVKVTRFDTGPCELFLKLESQNPGGSIKDRIGRSMIETAEREGRLQAGGTVIEATAGNTGLGLALVARAKGYRVVLVVPDKMSTEKILHLKAMGAEVHITRSDVGKGHPEYYQDYAARLAKEIPGSYFADQFNNTANPLAHETTTGPEIWAQTAHKVDAIVVGVGSGGTLTGLTRYFNKVQPALEFVLADPKGSILTEYVETGNVNEVSGSWAVEGIGEDFIPGIADLSSVKHAYTIDDVESFGTARELLRAEGILAGSSTGTLLAAALRYCRAQTTPKRVVTFVCDTGTRYLSKVYNDNWMTDQGLLKRKNYNDLRDIISRRYDEGGVISVNASDTLMVAFNRMRSADISQLPVIRDGAIIGIIDESDLLLKVSADASLFRSAVEDTMTSQIETLAPDASLAALRATLDSGLVAIIAANKPEKQFYGLITRFDLLNHMRRTLS